A single Ctenopharyngodon idella isolate HZGC_01 chromosome 22, HZGC01, whole genome shotgun sequence DNA region contains:
- the LOC127505425 gene encoding uncharacterized protein LOC127505425 isoform X2, whose protein sequence is MASVSDVSLPLSAGEDTFKLHAVQLELEAVERQIRTLLEKQAELREQRTALETSHADNHQSSVSLQRDINTPASSTPCVSLHRARAPRTRSSQPSFTLAPSHQGPWVLQQWKARARPRTRTSPPPPPPVFEVSTRNRFSPLCEAECDAVVIGDSIVCHIHATTTKVKVRSHCFPGARVLDVATQVPAILNGAESIGAVVLHAGVNDTRLRQTEVLKQDFRSLIETVRATSPVTRITVSGPLPTYRRGHERFSRLFALNERLMSWCTEQKLLFINNWNFFFGSDLGSSLLMACTPAESELIFCQRTSQRRFAPYD, encoded by the exons ATGGCGAGTGTATCGGATGTGTCTCTACctttgagtgcaggtgaggacacGTTCAAGCTGCATGCGGTGCAGTTGGAGCTGGAGGCTGTGGAACGACAGATTCGGACCCTTCTGGAGAAGCAGGCCGAGCTACGGGAGCAGCGAACAGCACTGGAAACATCCCATGCTGACAATCACCAATCCTCGGTAAGTTTGCAGCGCGATATTAACACTCCTGCTTCCTCTACGCCGTGTGTTTCTCTGCACAGGGCCCGAGCACCCAGAACGCGTTCATCCCAGCCCTCGTTCACTCTGGCGCCGTCACACCAGGGACCTTGGGTTCTTCAGCAATGGAAGGCGCGAGCCAGGCCTCGGACCAGGACCTCTCCCCCTCCGCCGCCCCCGGTCTTCGAGGTCTCGACGAGGAACCGCTTCTCCCCTCTTTGCGAGGCAGAATGCGACGCTGTGGTCATCGGAGACTCCATCGTCTGCCACATCCACGCTACCACAACCAAAGTTAAGGTGCGCAGTCACTGTTTTCCTGGTGCTCGTGTTCTCGATGTCGCTACACAGGTTCCCGCGATCCTGAATGGCGCTGAGAGCATCGGAGCTGTTGTTCTGCACGCGGGGGTGAACGACACCAGGCTGCGGCAGACGGAGGTGCTGAAGCAGGACTTCAGGAGCCTGATCGAGACGGTACGAGCCACATCGCCCGTGACGAGGATCACCGTGTCCGGACCGCTTCCGACGTACCGACGTGGACATGAAAGGTTcagtagattatttgctttaaatgaaaggctaatgtcttggtgtactgaacagaagctgctctttataaataattggaattttttttttgggagcGACCTAGGCTCTTCCTTGCTGATGGCTTGCACCCCAGCAGAATCGGAGCTGATCTTCTGTCAGAGAACATCTCAAAGACGCTTCGCACCGTATGACTA g